A stretch of Chelmon rostratus isolate fCheRos1 chromosome 18, fCheRos1.pri, whole genome shotgun sequence DNA encodes these proteins:
- the LOC121622400 gene encoding ubiquitin carboxyl-terminal hydrolase 12-like, translating to MDRLFGCFGKRSKNYVVEADQRRQTHDSQRSGSVPDAPAAKKKGPKIPWWRRLFGRLRGKKFGKVAPAAEEETPQEQNNSPPDQVEQVTSTEDNNDPPAEPKTEIISTVKPVNFTSLGFPNPANFCYINSSLQSLLTLEDFVTAISSQEQVWSLLPEAELMRLFMDIKASHFSSDLTHKFILTIKFKEAASVWSPEFEDFEQKDAHEFLISVLDQIRSLGVELRVMAATMDMSYRCPVEDQLLFKMQKTRTCKSCGEESIRQEEFTNLSLDLLPEGGTVMGMLEDYQKEEKLEYRCECGGTTSGQRSAFVNLPKVLVLHLKRFKYTDNFELQKVHCPVFLCRDLVVSSQQGGCCLSLVSIISHVGSGTEEGHYISHGLDLDVGPIDSNDRWFTYNDAQVTETTGASVSGLNSAGLEVRGSTPGCDKVGMVSPCLIFYRSEMAHQHTHQRMDEDHLHQRKDEDHLQQRKDEDHLQERMDEDHLQQRKDEEPVR from the exons ATGGATCGACTATTTGGCTGTTTTGGAAAG AGATCTAAAAACTATGTTGTGGAAGCAGATCAGAGGAGGCAGACACACGACTCTCAGAGGAG TGGGTCTGTCCCAGATGCTCCTGCTGCCAAGAAGAAGGGCCCAAAGATCCCGTGGTGGCGTCGGCTCTTTGGCCGCCTTCGGGGAAAGAAGTTTGGGAAG GTTGCaccagctgctgaagaagagaCCCCACAGGAACAGAACAACTCTCCTCCTGACCAGGTAGAGCAGGTGACCAGCACAGAGGACAACAATGATCCTCCAGCTGAGCCCAAGACGGAGATCATCTCCACTGTGAAGCCCGTCAACTTTACAAGTCTTGG gttcCCCAACCCTGCCAACTTCTGCTACATCAACTCCAGCCTGCAGAGCCTCCTGACGCTGGAGGACTTTGTTACAGCCATCAGCTCTCAGGAGCAGGTGTGGAGTTTGCTCCCTGAGGCTGAACTCATGAG ATTATTCATGGACATCAAAGCGTCTCACTTTTCCAGTGATTTGACCCACAAATTTATCCTCACCATTAAGTTCAAGGAGGCGGCCTCTGTCTGGAGCCCGGAGTTCGAGGATTTCGAACAGAAA gacgCTCATGAGTTCCTCATTTCCGTGCTGGACCAGATACGATCTCTGGGCGTGGAGCTTCGGGTGATGGCGGCCACAATGGACATGAGCTACAGGTGTCCAGTGGAggatcagctgctgtttaagATGCAGAAGACCAGGACCTGCAAGAG CTGTGGAGAAGAATCCATCAGACAGGAGGAGTTCACTAACCTGTCCCTCGACCTGTTACCTGAAGGAGGGACGGTGATGGGCATGCTCGAGGACTACCAGAAG gaggagaagctggagtaTCGGTGCGAGTGTGGAGGCACCACATCAGGCCAGCGCTCAGCATTCGTGAACCTGCCTAA ggtgCTCGTCTTACACCTGAAGCGCTTCAAGTACACCGACAACTTCGAGCTCCAAAAGGTCCACTGCCccgtcttcctctgcagagaccTCGTGGTCTCCTCTCAACAA GGTGGCTGCTGCTTGAGTCTGGTCAGCATCATCAGTCATGTCGGCTCCGGGACAGAAGAAG GACACTACATCTCTCATGGGCTGGATCTGGACGTCGGACCGATCGACTCGAATGACCGCTGGTTCACCTACAATGATGCTCAGGTCACCGAAACAACTGGTGCCTCTGTAT CTGGACTGAACTCTGCAGGACTCGAGGTCAGAGGATCAACCCCGGGATGTGATAAGGTAGGTATGGTTTCCCCCTGTCTTATCTTTTACAGGTCTGAGATGGCCCACCAGCACACCCAtcagaggatggatgaagaccacctccatCAGCGGaaggatgaagaccacctccagcagaggaaggatgaagaccacctccaggagaggatggatgaagaccacctccagcagaggaaggatgaagagCCTGTCCGTTGA
- the agbl5 gene encoding cytosolic carboxypeptidase-like protein 5 isoform X2 yields MEARFGNIVFSSKFDSGNLARVEKVERGGSSPPTDTAPSGSGPSGSNLSPDYEFNVWTQPDCGGTENENGNRSWFYFSVRGAAPGKILKINVMNMNNQRKLYSQGMAPLVRTLPGKNRWERVRDRPTSEIVDNQFILSFTHRLLEVRGATTYFSFCYPFSYSECQEMLQQFDKSYTNAAQLSPSSSPGTVYYHRELLCNSLDGNRVDLLTVTNCSGMQEEREPRLPKLFPDTNTPRAHRFPGKRVFFLSSRVHPGETPSSFVFNGFLNFILRRDDPRAHALRNMFVFKLIPMLNPDGVIRGHYRTDSRGVNLNRQYLNPSPELHPSIYAAKTLLLYHHTHNRLHNPLSSTHSNSSSHTETTPLNIKTANQHQSPPFTALEVSLNQRNAEKDANPSLPEVPMVTEENAWVSTEMGKGDQNSSLSSSETVAPVTVEVTVPQVEEQESIPPQEGGVAYYVDLHGHASKRGCFMYGNNLPDESQQVENMLYPRLIAVNSAHFDFLGCNFSEKNMYARDKRDGQSKEGSGRVAIHKAIGLLHSYTLECNYNTGKTMNTIPPACHDNGRATPPPPPSFPPKYTPEIFEQVGRAVAISALDMAECNPWPRLVLSEHSCLTNLRAWILKHVRNTKGLNTHIHAHPPPRIHLNGSKASPPKSFNNCLSGSASENTLSRVRCNSHSSSSQTPSPKMHSSPSFTFGCPPPRTHTQHNSTHASGRGGNKTLGPVRGLSCPDFQAGGSSSASWSRMPFPTRPGRVGRGCRTLSVTHHSAEARTEAAKDLGPEHILSSIKFSKCELQPHVSRIPVRQVGSTETPPTQDSKTSPSSTSPVSSGDKDESATMKVWKLLKPGLHRHLSLSGVSGKEGAIQLASKALMKKSTDRSLHYKGNAIIETTPETDESLQQVEEAPVMPLPETVTMCETVTLCGEA; encoded by the exons ATGGAGGCTCGCTTTGGTAATATTGTGTTCAGCTCCAAGTTTGACTCAGGGAACCTGGCACGCGTGGAGAAGGTGGAGAGGGGCGGCTCGAGCCCTCCAACCGATACAGCTCCCAGTGGGAGTGGCCCCTCAGGGTCAAACCTTAGCCCCGACTATGAGTTCAATGTGTGGACGCAGCCAGACTGTGGCGGCACAGAAAATGAGAATGGAAACAG aTCATGGTTTTACTTCAGTGTGCGGGGTGCAGCTCCTGGGAAGATACTGAAGATCAACGTGATGAACATGAACAACCAGAGGAAGCTCTACAGCCAGGGCATGGCTCCTCTCGTACGCACTTTACCTGGCAAGAACCGGTGGGAAAGGGTCCGGGACAGACCCACATCTGAG ATTGTAGACAACCAGTTCATCCTCTCATTCACCCACCGGCTGCTGGAGGTGCGAGGGGCAACCACCTACTTCTCCTTCTGCTACCCGTTCTCTTACAGTGAGTGTCAGgagatgctgcagcagtttgacaaGAGCTACACCAATGCTGCTCAACTCAGTCCAAGcag TTCACCGGGCACGGTATATTACCATAGGGAGTTGCTGTGCAACTCTCTAGATGGCAACAGGGTGGACCTGCTCACTGTGACCAACTGCAGCGGCATGCAAGAGGAGCGAGAACCACGTCTGCCCAAGCTGTTTCCTGACACCAACACTCCAAGAGCACACCGCTTCCCTGGCAAAAGG GTGTTTTTCCTCAGCAGTCGAGTGCATCCCGGGGAGACTCCTTCATCCTTTGTGTTTAACGGCTTCCTCAACTTTATCCTAAGAAGAGATGACCCTCGTGCTCATGCGCTTCGAAACATGTTCGTGTTCAAGCTCATTCCCATGCTCAACCCAGACGGGGTGATCCGTGGGCACTACAG GACTGATTCCAGGGGTGTGAACCTGAACAGACAATACCTGAACCCCAGCCCTGAGCTGCATCCTTCCATCTATGCAgccaaaacactgctgctgtaccaccacacacacaaccgtCTGCACAATCCCCTGTCCAGCACTCACTCTAAcagctcctcacacacagagaccacccCCCTGAACATCAAAACCGCCAATCAGCATCAGTCTCCCCCCTTCACTGCCCTGGAAGTCAGCTTGAACCAACGAAATGCAGAGAAGGACGCAAACCCCTCGCTGCCAGAGGTTCCCATGGTGACGGAGGAAAACGCATGGGTCAGCACAGAGATGGGGAAGGGGGACCAGAACAGCTCGTTGAGCTCCTCAGAGACTGTAGCTCCTGTTACTGTAGAGGTAACAGTGCCACAGGTGGAGGAACAGGAATCTATTCCACCCCAGGAGGGAGGTGTGGCATATTATGTGGACTTGCATGGCCACGCATCTAAACGGGGATGCTTCATGTATGGAAATAACCTTCCTGACGAGAGCCAGCAG GTGGAGAACATGCTGTATCCGAGGCTGATCGCTGTGAACTCTGCCCACTTTGATTTCCTGGGCTGCAATTTCTCGGAGAAAAACATGTATGCGCGAGACAAGAGAGATGGCCAGTCTAAAGAAGGCAGCGGGCGGGTGGCCATTCACAAGGCCATCGGGCTACTGCACAG CTACACTTTGGAGTGCAACTACAACACGGGAAAAACCATGAACACCATCCCACCTGCTTGCCATGACAACGGACGGGcaaccccacctccacctccatcattCCCTCCAAAATACACTCCAGAGATTTTTGAACAG GTGGGGCGTGCCGTGGCTATCTCAGCCCTGGACATGGCAGAGTGTAACCCCTGGCCACGGCTGGTGCTGTCTGAGCACAGCTGCCTGACGAACCTTCGAGCTTGGATCCTCAAGCATGTCCGCAACACCAAaggcctgaacacacacatccacgctCATCCTCCACCAAGAATACACCTCAATGGCAGCAAGGCGTCGCCTCCCAAGAGCTTCAACAA CTGTCTGTCCGGCTCGGCGTCAGAGAACACCCTCAGTCGCGTTCGCTGcaacagccacagcagcagtagcCAGACACCCTCCCCGAAGATGCACAGCTCCCCGAGCTTCACTTTTGGCTGCCCCCCACCCCGAACTCACACGCAGCACAACAGCACGCACGCCAGTGGGCGCGGAGGCAACAAGACACTCGGGCCAGTCAGAG GCCTCAGCTGCCCAGACTTTCAGGCTGGTGGTTCCAGTTCAGCGAGTTGGTCCAGAATGCCTTTCCCCACGCGTCCTGGGCGTGTGGGGAGAGGATGCCGAACTCTTTCAGTCACTCATCATTCCGCAGAGGCCCGCACAGAG GCTGCTAAAGACTTGGGGCCTGAACACATCCTGTCCTCCATCAAATTTAGCAA GTGTGAGCTGCAACCTCATGTGAGCCGCATCCCCGTTCGACAGGTGGGGTCAACCGAAACCCCTCCTACACAGGACAGTAAAACATCCCCGAGCAGCACTAGCCCAGTCTCGTCCGGAGATAAGGACGAGTCAGCCACCATGAAGGTCTGGAAGCTGCTTAAACCCGGCCTTCATCGACACCTGTCCCTGTCAG GTGTATCTGGGAAAGAGGGTGCCATACAGTTGGCCTCTAAAGCACTGATGAAGAAGAGCACAGACAGGAGTCTCCACTACAAAGGAAATGCTATAATAGAAACCACACCAGAAACAGATGAATCACTGCAACAG GTTGAGGAAGCGCCGGTGATGCCTCTGCCTGAGACTGTGACCATGTGCGAGACAGTGACCCTGTGTGGAGAAGCGTAG
- the agbl5 gene encoding cytosolic carboxypeptidase-like protein 5 isoform X1, with protein sequence MEARFGNIVFSSKFDSGNLARVEKVERGGSSPPTDTAPSGSGPSGSNLSPDYEFNVWTQPDCGGTENENGNRSWFYFSVRGAAPGKILKINVMNMNNQRKLYSQGMAPLVRTLPGKNRWERVRDRPTSEIVDNQFILSFTHRLLEVRGATTYFSFCYPFSYSECQEMLQQFDKSYTNAAQLSPSSSPGTVYYHRELLCNSLDGNRVDLLTVTNCSGMQEEREPRLPKLFPDTNTPRAHRFPGKRVFFLSSRVHPGETPSSFVFNGFLNFILRRDDPRAHALRNMFVFKLIPMLNPDGVIRGHYRTDSRGVNLNRQYLNPSPELHPSIYAAKTLLLYHHTHNRLHNPLSSTHSNSSSHTETTPLNIKTANQHQSPPFTALEVSLNQRNAEKDANPSLPEVPMVTEENAWVSTEMGKGDQNSSLSSSETVAPVTVEVTVPQVEEQESIPPQEGGVAYYVDLHGHASKRGCFMYGNNLPDESQQVENMLYPRLIAVNSAHFDFLGCNFSEKNMYARDKRDGQSKEGSGRVAIHKAIGLLHSYTLECNYNTGKTMNTIPPACHDNGRATPPPPPSFPPKYTPEIFEQVGRAVAISALDMAECNPWPRLVLSEHSCLTNLRAWILKHVRNTKGLNTHIHAHPPPRIHLNGSKASPPKSFNNCLSGSASENTLSRVRCNSHSSSSQTPSPKMHSSPSFTFGCPPPRTHTQHNSTHASGRGGNKTLGPVRDPKPQEKRRPPHHRSILRSPSNSHTPSRPPLSPPSSSSSSSSSVCAVGSCPLPASVSMTGLSCPDFQAGGSSSASWSRMPFPTRPGRVGRGCRTLSVTHHSAEARTEAAKDLGPEHILSSIKFSKCELQPHVSRIPVRQVGSTETPPTQDSKTSPSSTSPVSSGDKDESATMKVWKLLKPGLHRHLSLSGVSGKEGAIQLASKALMKKSTDRSLHYKGNAIIETTPETDESLQQVEEAPVMPLPETVTMCETVTLCGEA encoded by the exons ATGGAGGCTCGCTTTGGTAATATTGTGTTCAGCTCCAAGTTTGACTCAGGGAACCTGGCACGCGTGGAGAAGGTGGAGAGGGGCGGCTCGAGCCCTCCAACCGATACAGCTCCCAGTGGGAGTGGCCCCTCAGGGTCAAACCTTAGCCCCGACTATGAGTTCAATGTGTGGACGCAGCCAGACTGTGGCGGCACAGAAAATGAGAATGGAAACAG aTCATGGTTTTACTTCAGTGTGCGGGGTGCAGCTCCTGGGAAGATACTGAAGATCAACGTGATGAACATGAACAACCAGAGGAAGCTCTACAGCCAGGGCATGGCTCCTCTCGTACGCACTTTACCTGGCAAGAACCGGTGGGAAAGGGTCCGGGACAGACCCACATCTGAG ATTGTAGACAACCAGTTCATCCTCTCATTCACCCACCGGCTGCTGGAGGTGCGAGGGGCAACCACCTACTTCTCCTTCTGCTACCCGTTCTCTTACAGTGAGTGTCAGgagatgctgcagcagtttgacaaGAGCTACACCAATGCTGCTCAACTCAGTCCAAGcag TTCACCGGGCACGGTATATTACCATAGGGAGTTGCTGTGCAACTCTCTAGATGGCAACAGGGTGGACCTGCTCACTGTGACCAACTGCAGCGGCATGCAAGAGGAGCGAGAACCACGTCTGCCCAAGCTGTTTCCTGACACCAACACTCCAAGAGCACACCGCTTCCCTGGCAAAAGG GTGTTTTTCCTCAGCAGTCGAGTGCATCCCGGGGAGACTCCTTCATCCTTTGTGTTTAACGGCTTCCTCAACTTTATCCTAAGAAGAGATGACCCTCGTGCTCATGCGCTTCGAAACATGTTCGTGTTCAAGCTCATTCCCATGCTCAACCCAGACGGGGTGATCCGTGGGCACTACAG GACTGATTCCAGGGGTGTGAACCTGAACAGACAATACCTGAACCCCAGCCCTGAGCTGCATCCTTCCATCTATGCAgccaaaacactgctgctgtaccaccacacacacaaccgtCTGCACAATCCCCTGTCCAGCACTCACTCTAAcagctcctcacacacagagaccacccCCCTGAACATCAAAACCGCCAATCAGCATCAGTCTCCCCCCTTCACTGCCCTGGAAGTCAGCTTGAACCAACGAAATGCAGAGAAGGACGCAAACCCCTCGCTGCCAGAGGTTCCCATGGTGACGGAGGAAAACGCATGGGTCAGCACAGAGATGGGGAAGGGGGACCAGAACAGCTCGTTGAGCTCCTCAGAGACTGTAGCTCCTGTTACTGTAGAGGTAACAGTGCCACAGGTGGAGGAACAGGAATCTATTCCACCCCAGGAGGGAGGTGTGGCATATTATGTGGACTTGCATGGCCACGCATCTAAACGGGGATGCTTCATGTATGGAAATAACCTTCCTGACGAGAGCCAGCAG GTGGAGAACATGCTGTATCCGAGGCTGATCGCTGTGAACTCTGCCCACTTTGATTTCCTGGGCTGCAATTTCTCGGAGAAAAACATGTATGCGCGAGACAAGAGAGATGGCCAGTCTAAAGAAGGCAGCGGGCGGGTGGCCATTCACAAGGCCATCGGGCTACTGCACAG CTACACTTTGGAGTGCAACTACAACACGGGAAAAACCATGAACACCATCCCACCTGCTTGCCATGACAACGGACGGGcaaccccacctccacctccatcattCCCTCCAAAATACACTCCAGAGATTTTTGAACAG GTGGGGCGTGCCGTGGCTATCTCAGCCCTGGACATGGCAGAGTGTAACCCCTGGCCACGGCTGGTGCTGTCTGAGCACAGCTGCCTGACGAACCTTCGAGCTTGGATCCTCAAGCATGTCCGCAACACCAAaggcctgaacacacacatccacgctCATCCTCCACCAAGAATACACCTCAATGGCAGCAAGGCGTCGCCTCCCAAGAGCTTCAACAA CTGTCTGTCCGGCTCGGCGTCAGAGAACACCCTCAGTCGCGTTCGCTGcaacagccacagcagcagtagcCAGACACCCTCCCCGAAGATGCACAGCTCCCCGAGCTTCACTTTTGGCTGCCCCCCACCCCGAACTCACACGCAGCACAACAGCACGCACGCCAGTGGGCGCGGAGGCAACAAGACACTCGGGCCAGTCAGAG ACCCTAAGCCTCAGGAGAAGAGACGCCCCCCCCACCACCGCTCCATCCTACGGTCTCCCAGCAACAGCCACACACCCTCCCGCCCCCCACTCTcacccccttcctcctcctcctcctcgtcttcctcagTGTGCGCGGTGGGCTCTTGTCCCCTCCCGGCCTCCGTCAGTATGACAG GCCTCAGCTGCCCAGACTTTCAGGCTGGTGGTTCCAGTTCAGCGAGTTGGTCCAGAATGCCTTTCCCCACGCGTCCTGGGCGTGTGGGGAGAGGATGCCGAACTCTTTCAGTCACTCATCATTCCGCAGAGGCCCGCACAGAG GCTGCTAAAGACTTGGGGCCTGAACACATCCTGTCCTCCATCAAATTTAGCAA GTGTGAGCTGCAACCTCATGTGAGCCGCATCCCCGTTCGACAGGTGGGGTCAACCGAAACCCCTCCTACACAGGACAGTAAAACATCCCCGAGCAGCACTAGCCCAGTCTCGTCCGGAGATAAGGACGAGTCAGCCACCATGAAGGTCTGGAAGCTGCTTAAACCCGGCCTTCATCGACACCTGTCCCTGTCAG GTGTATCTGGGAAAGAGGGTGCCATACAGTTGGCCTCTAAAGCACTGATGAAGAAGAGCACAGACAGGAGTCTCCACTACAAAGGAAATGCTATAATAGAAACCACACCAGAAACAGATGAATCACTGCAACAG GTTGAGGAAGCGCCGGTGATGCCTCTGCCTGAGACTGTGACCATGTGCGAGACAGTGACCCTGTGTGGAGAAGCGTAG
- the ost4 gene encoding dolichyl-diphosphooligosaccharide--protein glycosyltransferase subunit 4, whose product MVTDVQLAIFANMLGVSLFLLVVLYHYVAVNNPKKQE is encoded by the coding sequence ATGGTGACAGACGTGCAGCTGGCCATATTTGCCAACATGCTTGGCGTGTCATTGTTCCTGCTGGTTGTGTTATATCACTATGTTGCTGTCAATAATCCCAAGAAGCAGGAGTAG
- the selenoi gene encoding ethanolaminephosphotransferase 1 isoform X2, with the protein MALYEYVTQEQLAGFDKYKYSAVDSNPLSVYVMHPFWNFVVKFLPTWLAPNLITFTGFMFLVLNFLMLAFYDFDFNASAAGHEHVPSWVWVAAGIFNFLAYTLDGVDGKQARRTNSSTPLGELFDHGLDSWACIFFVATVYSIFGRGESGVGVATLYYILWVVLFSFILSHWEKYNTGILFLPWGYDISQVTISLVYLVTAVVGVETWYQPIIWHFLYRDLFTFMIIVCSFSVTLPMSLYNVLKAHRSNTLKHSSLYEAFLPFLSPVLLFVLSTTWVVYSPSNIVELQPRIFYLMVGTAFANVTCKLIVCQMSNTRCQALSWLLLPMTLVVLLAMTAFTNETLLLYVWTAAVILAHIHYGVSVVQQLSGHFNILAFSLKKPNSD; encoded by the exons ATGGCTCTTTATGAATATGTCACTCAGGAGCAGCTTGCAGGCTTCGACAAATATAAG TACAGCGCAGTGGACTCGAACCCCCTGTCTGTGTACGTCATGCACCCTTTCTGGAACTTTGTGGTGAAG TTTTTACCGACATGGTTGGCTCCAAACCTCATTACATTTACAGGCTTTATGTTCCTTGTGTTGAATTTCCTTATGTTGGCCTTCTACGACTTTGACTTCAATGCCTCTG CTGCAGGACACGAACACGTGCCTAGCTGGGTCTGGGTTGCTGCAGGGATCTTCAACTTCTTGGCCTATACACTCG aTGGTGTTGACGGTAAACAGGCTCGTCGCACCAACTCCTCCACACCACTAGGGGAGCTGTTTGACCACGGCCTCGACAGTTGGGCCTGCATCTTCTTCGTGGCCACCGTCTACTCCATATTTGGCCGTGGGGAAAGTGGCGTAGGCGTTGCCACACTGTATTACATCCTGTGGGTGGTGCTGTTCTCATTCATTCTGTCTCACTGGGAGAAATACAACACTGGGATCTTGTTTTTGCCGTGGGGATACGACATAAGCCAAGTG ACCATCTCCCTCGTTTACTTGGTCACCGCTGTGGTCGGCGTGGAAACATGGTACCAGCCAATCATCTGGCACTTCCTCTACAGAGACCTTTTCACCTTCATGATCATCG TCTGTTCCTTCAGTGTGACCTTACCCATGAGCCTCTACAATGTCCTGAA AGCTCACCGCAGTAACACTCTGAAGCACAGCAGCCTGTACGAAGCCTTCCTGCCCTTCCTGTCTCCCgtcctcctctttgtcttgtCCACAACTTGGGTGGTCTACTCTCCATCCAACATTGTCGAGCTGCAGCCCAGGATCTTCTACCTCATGGTGGGGACAGCCTTCGCCAATGTCACG TGTAAGCTGATTGTGTGTCAGATGAGCAACACGCGCTGCCAGGCGCTGAGCTGGCTGTTGCTGCCTATGACGCTGGTGGTGCTGTTAGCGATGACCGCGTTCACCAACGAGACCCTACTGCTATATGTGTGGACAGCTGCTGTCATACTAGCACACATACACTACGGCGTATCAGtg GTACAACAGCTCAGCGGCCACTTCAACATCCTTGCCTTCTCCCTGAAAAAGCCCAacagtgactga
- the selenoi gene encoding ethanolaminephosphotransferase 1 isoform X1 — translation MALYEYVTQEQLAGFDKYKYSAVDSNPLSVYVMHPFWNFVVKFLPTWLAPNLITFTGFMFLVLNFLMLAFYDFDFNASAAGHEHVPSWVWVAAGIFNFLAYTLDGVDGKQARRTNSSTPLGELFDHGLDSWACIFFVATVYSIFGRGESGVGVATLYYILWVVLFSFILSHWEKYNTGILFLPWGYDISQVTISLVYLVTAVVGVETWYQPIIWHFLYRDLFTFMIIVCSFSVTLPMSLYNVLKAHRSNTLKHSSLYEAFLPFLSPVLLFVLSTTWVVYSPSNIVELQPRIFYLMVGTAFANVTCKLIVCQMSNTRCQALSWLLLPMTLVVLLAMTAFTNETLLLYVWTAAVILAHIHYGVSVVQQLSGHFNILAFSLKKPNSDUQEEERIGLKEAEV, via the exons ATGGCTCTTTATGAATATGTCACTCAGGAGCAGCTTGCAGGCTTCGACAAATATAAG TACAGCGCAGTGGACTCGAACCCCCTGTCTGTGTACGTCATGCACCCTTTCTGGAACTTTGTGGTGAAG TTTTTACCGACATGGTTGGCTCCAAACCTCATTACATTTACAGGCTTTATGTTCCTTGTGTTGAATTTCCTTATGTTGGCCTTCTACGACTTTGACTTCAATGCCTCTG CTGCAGGACACGAACACGTGCCTAGCTGGGTCTGGGTTGCTGCAGGGATCTTCAACTTCTTGGCCTATACACTCG aTGGTGTTGACGGTAAACAGGCTCGTCGCACCAACTCCTCCACACCACTAGGGGAGCTGTTTGACCACGGCCTCGACAGTTGGGCCTGCATCTTCTTCGTGGCCACCGTCTACTCCATATTTGGCCGTGGGGAAAGTGGCGTAGGCGTTGCCACACTGTATTACATCCTGTGGGTGGTGCTGTTCTCATTCATTCTGTCTCACTGGGAGAAATACAACACTGGGATCTTGTTTTTGCCGTGGGGATACGACATAAGCCAAGTG ACCATCTCCCTCGTTTACTTGGTCACCGCTGTGGTCGGCGTGGAAACATGGTACCAGCCAATCATCTGGCACTTCCTCTACAGAGACCTTTTCACCTTCATGATCATCG TCTGTTCCTTCAGTGTGACCTTACCCATGAGCCTCTACAATGTCCTGAA AGCTCACCGCAGTAACACTCTGAAGCACAGCAGCCTGTACGAAGCCTTCCTGCCCTTCCTGTCTCCCgtcctcctctttgtcttgtCCACAACTTGGGTGGTCTACTCTCCATCCAACATTGTCGAGCTGCAGCCCAGGATCTTCTACCTCATGGTGGGGACAGCCTTCGCCAATGTCACG TGTAAGCTGATTGTGTGTCAGATGAGCAACACGCGCTGCCAGGCGCTGAGCTGGCTGTTGCTGCCTATGACGCTGGTGGTGCTGTTAGCGATGACCGCGTTCACCAACGAGACCCTACTGCTATATGTGTGGACAGCTGCTGTCATACTAGCACACATACACTACGGCGTATCAGtg GTACAACAGCTCAGCGGCCACTTCAACATCCTTGCCTTCTCCCTGAAAAAGCCCAacagtgactgacaggaggaggaacgaATCGGCTTGAAAGAAGCAGAGGTTTAG